From Stenotrophomonas nitritireducens, the proteins below share one genomic window:
- the grxD gene encoding Grx4 family monothiol glutaredoxin — MPVMEQIQAEVEQHPLVLFMKGTPQYPMCGFSSRAVQALLAAGAINLRTVNLLEFPEVRANLPRYSNLATFPQFFMHGELIGGCDILLELLESGELKRIVAEAGQA; from the coding sequence ATGCCGGTGATGGAACAAATCCAGGCTGAGGTGGAGCAACACCCCCTCGTCTTGTTCATGAAAGGTACGCCGCAATACCCGATGTGCGGCTTTTCCAGCCGCGCGGTGCAGGCGCTGTTGGCCGCCGGTGCGATTAACCTGCGCACCGTCAATCTGCTGGAGTTCCCGGAGGTGCGCGCCAACCTGCCGCGCTATTCGAACCTGGCCACCTTCCCGCAGTTTTTCATGCATGGCGAGCTGATTGGCGGCTGCGACATTCTTCTGGAGCTGCTGGAGTCCGGCGAGCTCAAGCGTATTGTTGCCGAGGCCGGGCAAGCGTGA
- a CDS encoding superoxide dismutase has product MPVQLPDLPYSRTALQPHISAETLDLHHGRHHRGYVDTVNARIAGTELDALPLEEIVRNSQGSLFQAAAQAWNHDFFWQCLHPRAGGDPHGPLAERINGQFGDVQKLREEFNRAALAVFGSGWTWLVQHPDGKLAIVSTRNANTPLTGSSTPLLVCDVWEHAYYSDYQNERARFLQAFWKLVNWDFVAAQLS; this is encoded by the coding sequence ATGCCCGTCCAACTGCCTGACCTACCCTACTCCCGCACCGCCCTGCAGCCGCACATCTCGGCCGAAACCCTGGACCTGCATCACGGCAGGCACCATCGCGGCTACGTGGACACGGTGAATGCGCGCATCGCCGGAACCGAGCTGGATGCGCTGCCGCTGGAGGAAATCGTCCGCAACAGCCAGGGCAGCCTGTTCCAGGCGGCCGCACAGGCGTGGAATCACGATTTCTTCTGGCAATGCCTGCATCCGCGCGCCGGTGGCGATCCGCATGGCCCGCTGGCCGAGCGCATCAATGGCCAGTTCGGCGACGTGCAGAAGCTGCGCGAGGAGTTCAACCGCGCCGCGCTGGCGGTGTTCGGCTCGGGCTGGACCTGGCTGGTGCAGCACCCGGACGGCAAGCTGGCCATTGTCAGCACGCGCAATGCAAACACCCCACTGACCGGCAGCAGCACCCCCTTGCTGGTCTGCGATGTCTGGGAGCACGCCTATTACAGCGACTACCAGAATGAGCGCGCGCGCTTTCTGCAGGCCTTCTGGAAGCTGGTGAACTGGGATTTCGTGGCGGCACAGCTGAGCTGA
- a CDS encoding TonB-dependent receptor codes for MNHPRIKMSKLALGLVVALAAAPAFAQSTSAGVGGQVMNNGGQPVAGAEVTITHVESGTVSRATTDAAGRYNARGLRVGGPYTITITKPGEGTKTEDGVYLGVNQTGTINAQLTGDLAATNLEAIQVMAIGGGSEVFSATKMGSGTNLSQAQMEALPSIGGNIQDYMRLDPRVAFVDRASGAISAGGLNPRYNSINIDGVSASDTFGLEGNNMTTRRQPVSMEAIEALDINLSNYDVSIASAAGATVNAVTKSGTNEFHGSVYGTYRDGDWFGNNPDGKKFNGFTEEKTYGATFGGPILKDRLFFFANYEKFKQAAPGADIGSSVLGKAGAKYGMAEVAKAQQIAKDTYGIDAGGLSSNGDTELEEYALKIDWNINDDHRASVRYSKLDQSKLRINGMGSSSQASLSSYWYQQNKTVESYVGQLFSDWSDNFSTEFKVSYRDFASERVVPTNAPSIAIYFDGTQSRPTGDVLFMGTETNSQGNILQTKTWNYSGSGSYILGDHTLKFGVDYSDNDIYNLFGRASWGVYTFLGLDNFAKGNWANYQYNKERAPGSIAATYKNSNLGLFVQDTWYVNNNLTLTLGLRGDRPEVSPAPQYNAPADAYFGYNNSKVFGSGFLIQPRAGFNYTFDSDRPTQLRGGVGLFQGDAPQVWISNSYSNTGYNYDSYNINNGNLTTPPFNFSPDGSNQPVPGATPAAQGVSFVGKDFKLPSLYKANLAFDHELPWYGIVASAEVLVTKTKDGLYYQSLNIGKVVDGELVPSFIGPDGRDMYWNPAKSVNGSWTTDDNRAGRNKAYSDVFLIDNTDKGRTSQFTVSLSKPFTEGSDWSWSLGYTYTDATEVGSLTSSTASSGWGNQYSFNVNSDTETTSRYEIKDRVSGSLDWKHKFFGDYQTRVGLVYEGRSGRPYSYIFNGDANGDGRNSNDLFYVPKGPGDVLFGGFDSKTGVFKADPKLEEQFFAWLAENPQLAKYAGSYAPANGFRTGWINTFDIRVSQELPGFMKGHKSEIWLDVQNVGNMLNKKWGQIYDYGFYANARGANLAGMVDGKYVYDKLYNDKPTAANADADGFNQGVSQWSLQLGFRYQF; via the coding sequence ATGAACCACCCGCGTATCAAGATGTCCAAGCTTGCACTTGGTCTTGTCGTCGCACTTGCGGCTGCTCCGGCTTTCGCACAAAGCACCTCTGCCGGCGTCGGCGGTCAGGTCATGAACAACGGCGGTCAGCCGGTTGCTGGTGCTGAAGTTACCATCACCCACGTCGAGTCGGGCACGGTCAGCCGTGCGACCACCGACGCGGCTGGTCGTTACAACGCCCGCGGTCTGCGCGTGGGTGGTCCGTATACCATCACCATCACCAAGCCAGGTGAAGGCACCAAGACCGAAGATGGCGTGTATCTGGGCGTGAACCAGACCGGCACCATCAATGCCCAGCTGACCGGTGATCTGGCAGCTACCAACCTGGAAGCCATCCAGGTCATGGCTATCGGTGGCGGCTCGGAAGTTTTCAGCGCCACCAAGATGGGTTCGGGTACCAACCTGAGCCAGGCGCAGATGGAAGCGCTGCCCTCGATCGGCGGCAATATCCAGGACTACATGCGCCTCGACCCGCGCGTGGCCTTCGTTGACCGTGCCTCGGGCGCCATCTCGGCCGGCGGCCTGAACCCGCGTTACAACTCGATCAACATCGACGGCGTTTCGGCCAGCGACACCTTTGGTCTGGAAGGCAACAACATGACCACCCGGCGTCAGCCGGTGTCGATGGAAGCCATTGAAGCGCTGGACATCAACCTGTCCAACTACGACGTGTCCATTGCCAGTGCTGCCGGTGCAACCGTCAACGCCGTGACCAAGTCCGGTACCAACGAGTTCCACGGTTCGGTCTACGGCACCTACCGTGATGGCGACTGGTTCGGCAACAACCCGGACGGCAAGAAGTTCAACGGCTTCACCGAAGAAAAGACCTACGGCGCCACCTTCGGCGGCCCGATCCTCAAGGATCGCCTGTTCTTCTTCGCCAACTACGAGAAGTTCAAGCAGGCAGCTCCGGGTGCCGACATCGGCAGCAGCGTGCTGGGCAAGGCTGGCGCCAAGTACGGCATGGCTGAAGTTGCCAAGGCGCAGCAGATTGCCAAGGACACCTACGGCATCGATGCCGGCGGCCTGTCCAGCAACGGTGATACCGAGCTGGAAGAGTACGCACTGAAGATCGACTGGAACATCAACGACGATCACCGCGCCAGCGTCCGCTACAGCAAGCTGGACCAGAGCAAGCTGCGCATCAACGGCATGGGCAGCAGCAGCCAGGCTTCGCTGAGCTCGTATTGGTACCAGCAGAACAAGACGGTCGAGAGCTATGTCGGCCAGTTGTTCAGCGATTGGAGCGATAACTTCTCCACCGAATTCAAGGTCTCGTACCGTGATTTCGCGTCCGAGCGCGTAGTGCCGACCAATGCGCCGAGCATCGCCATCTACTTCGACGGCACCCAGTCGCGCCCGACCGGCGACGTGCTGTTCATGGGTACTGAAACTAACTCGCAGGGCAACATCCTGCAGACCAAGACCTGGAACTACTCCGGTTCGGGTAGCTACATTCTCGGCGACCATACCCTGAAGTTCGGCGTCGATTACAGTGACAACGATATCTACAACCTGTTTGGTCGTGCCAGCTGGGGCGTTTACACGTTCCTCGGCCTGGACAACTTCGCCAAGGGCAACTGGGCGAATTACCAGTACAACAAGGAGCGTGCTCCAGGTTCGATCGCGGCCACTTACAAGAACAGCAACCTCGGTCTGTTCGTGCAGGACACTTGGTACGTCAACAACAACCTGACCCTGACCCTGGGCCTGCGTGGCGATCGCCCGGAAGTCAGCCCGGCGCCGCAGTACAACGCCCCGGCGGACGCCTACTTTGGCTATAACAACAGCAAGGTGTTCGGTAGTGGCTTCCTGATCCAGCCGCGCGCTGGTTTCAACTACACCTTCGATTCGGACCGTCCGACCCAGCTGCGTGGTGGTGTTGGCCTGTTCCAGGGTGACGCGCCGCAGGTGTGGATCAGCAACAGCTATTCCAATACCGGCTACAACTACGATTCGTACAACATCAACAACGGCAACCTTACTACGCCGCCGTTCAACTTCAGCCCGGATGGCAGCAATCAGCCGGTCCCGGGTGCGACTCCTGCGGCCCAGGGCGTGAGCTTTGTCGGCAAGGACTTCAAGTTGCCGTCGCTGTACAAGGCCAACCTGGCGTTCGACCACGAACTGCCGTGGTATGGCATCGTGGCGTCGGCCGAGGTGCTGGTCACCAAGACCAAGGATGGCCTGTACTACCAGTCCTTGAACATCGGCAAGGTGGTGGATGGCGAACTGGTGCCGTCCTTCATCGGTCCGGATGGTCGTGACATGTACTGGAACCCGGCCAAGAGCGTCAACGGCTCCTGGACTACGGACGACAACCGCGCTGGTCGTAATAAGGCGTACAGCGACGTCTTCCTGATCGACAACACCGACAAGGGCCGCACCAGCCAGTTCACCGTCTCGCTGAGCAAGCCGTTCACCGAAGGCAGCGACTGGTCCTGGAGCCTGGGTTACACCTACACCGACGCCACCGAAGTGGGTTCGCTGACCAGCTCCACCGCCAGCTCGGGTTGGGGTAACCAGTATTCCTTCAACGTCAACTCGGACACCGAGACCACCTCGCGTTACGAGATCAAGGACCGTGTCTCCGGTTCGCTGGACTGGAAGCACAAGTTCTTCGGTGACTACCAGACCCGCGTTGGCCTGGTGTATGAAGGCCGCAGCGGCCGTCCGTACAGCTACATCTTCAACGGCGACGCCAATGGTGACGGCCGTAACTCCAACGACCTGTTCTACGTGCCGAAGGGCCCGGGTGACGTGCTGTTCGGCGGCTTCGACTCCAAGACCGGCGTGTTCAAGGCCGACCCGAAGCTGGAGGAGCAGTTCTTTGCCTGGTTGGCAGAGAACCCGCAGCTCGCCAAGTACGCTGGCAGCTACGCGCCGGCCAATGGCTTCCGTACCGGCTGGATCAATACCTTCGACATCCGCGTGTCGCAGGAACTGCCGGGCTTCATGAAGGGCCACAAGTCGGAAATCTGGCTTGACGTGCAGAACGTGGGCAACATGCTGAACAAGAAGTGGGGTCAGATCTACGACTACGGCTTCTATGCAAATGCCCGCGGTGCCAATCTGGCCGGCATGGTCGATGGCAAGTACGTCTACGACAAGCTGTACAACGACAAGCCGACCGCCGCCAACGCGGACGCCGATGGTTTCAATCAGGGTGTCTCGCAGTGGTCGCTGCAGCTGGGCTTCCGCTACCAGTTCTGA
- a CDS encoding carboxymuconolactone decarboxylase family protein — MLDWNDYRRELKGRIGELGKLSPDTLKGYLTLSGAGAQTNHLDARTRELIALAVAVTTRCDGCITTHVDAALKQGASREEIAEALGVAVALNAGAAMVYSARVLDAVAAHD, encoded by the coding sequence ATGCTCGATTGGAATGACTATCGCCGTGAGTTGAAGGGCCGCATCGGCGAGCTTGGCAAACTGTCGCCGGATACCCTCAAGGGCTACCTGACACTCAGCGGCGCCGGTGCCCAGACCAACCATCTGGATGCAAGGACCCGCGAGCTGATCGCGCTGGCGGTTGCGGTGACCACGCGCTGCGATGGCTGCATCACCACCCACGTCGACGCGGCATTGAAGCAGGGCGCCAGCCGCGAGGAGATCGCCGAGGCGCTGGGCGTCGCGGTAGCACTCAATGCCGGCGCGGCGATGGTGTATTCGGCGCGGGTGCTGGATGCAGTAGCTGCGCACGATTGA
- the purE gene encoding 5-(carboxyamino)imidazole ribonucleotide mutase, whose protein sequence is MTPNHPAPLVGIVMGSRSDWETMQHAAQKLDALGVPYEVKVVSAHRTPDVLFSYAEQAGPRGLRAIIGGAGGAAHLPGMLAAKTAVPVLGVPVQSKALNGMDSLLSIVQMPAGIPVATFAIGNAGASNAALFAAAMLAAEQPQIGAALEAFRARQTEDVMAADDPRQ, encoded by the coding sequence ATGACCCCAAACCACCCCGCGCCGCTAGTCGGCATCGTGATGGGTTCCCGCTCGGACTGGGAAACCATGCAGCACGCCGCTCAAAAGCTTGACGCTTTGGGTGTTCCCTACGAAGTGAAGGTAGTGTCGGCGCACCGCACGCCGGACGTGCTGTTCAGCTATGCCGAACAGGCGGGCCCGCGTGGCCTGCGCGCCATCATTGGCGGTGCTGGTGGCGCGGCGCACCTGCCGGGCATGCTGGCGGCCAAGACGGCGGTGCCGGTGCTCGGTGTGCCGGTGCAGTCAAAGGCGCTTAACGGCATGGATTCGCTGCTGTCGATCGTGCAGATGCCAGCCGGGATTCCCGTGGCGACCTTTGCCATCGGCAATGCCGGTGCATCCAATGCCGCGCTGTTTGCCGCCGCCATGCTGGCTGCCGAGCAGCCGCAGATCGGTGCCGCGCTGGAGGCCTTCCGCGCCCGTCAGACCGAAGATGTGATGGCTGCGGACGATCCGCGCCAATGA
- a CDS encoding YhgN family NAAT transporter, producing the protein MTILSAALLLFLILDPLGNIPVFLSLLKPLTPRRQRVVLVRELLIALAVLMAFLWGGKYALELMHLRQESVAIAGGIVLFLIGIRMIFPRPEGLMGAVPDGEPFIVPMAIPLVAGPSGMAAVMLMGSNEPERLGDWSLALLLAWGGTAAILMSATLLYKLLGARALTALERLMGMLLVAISVQMLLDGLATYLASIR; encoded by the coding sequence GTGACGATCCTTTCAGCGGCCCTGCTGCTGTTTCTGATCCTGGATCCGCTGGGCAATATCCCGGTGTTCCTGAGTCTGCTCAAGCCCCTGACGCCCAGGCGTCAGCGGGTGGTGCTGGTGCGCGAGCTGTTGATCGCCCTGGCGGTGTTGATGGCCTTTCTATGGGGCGGCAAATACGCGCTGGAGCTGATGCACCTGCGCCAGGAGTCGGTGGCCATCGCCGGTGGCATCGTGCTGTTCCTGATCGGCATCCGCATGATTTTCCCGCGCCCGGAAGGCCTGATGGGCGCGGTGCCGGACGGTGAGCCCTTCATCGTGCCGATGGCCATCCCGCTGGTGGCCGGCCCCTCGGGCATGGCGGCGGTGATGCTGATGGGCAGCAATGAGCCAGAGCGACTTGGCGATTGGAGCCTGGCCTTGCTGCTGGCCTGGGGCGGAACGGCGGCCATCCTGATGTCGGCAACCCTGCTTTACAAGCTGCTCGGGGCCCGCGCGCTGACCGCGCTGGAGCGCCTGATGGGCATGCTGCTGGTCGCAATCTCGGTGCAGATGCTGCTCGATGGATTGGCGACGTATCTGGCATCAATAAGGTAA
- a CDS encoding 5-(carboxyamino)imidazole ribonucleotide synthase, producing the protein MITVGILGGGQLARMMVLAGAPLGLRFVVFDPAADACAGQVAPLQVGGFDDAEALAAFAAKVDVVTFDFENVPAASAHWLAERKPVFPNPAALAVAQDRLSEKTLFQELGIALPAFADIRSHDELAAKVAEFGMPCILKTRRLGYDGKGQFRIRTDADIAAAWQALGAQVEKTGLILEGFVAFDREVSVVAVRGRDGEFRAWPLTTNWHVDGVLSASLAPAVLSAEQQATAIAYAQRVAERLDYVGVFALELFCRGEALLANEMAPRVHNSGHWTSDGAETSQFENHLRAVLGLPLGDTRVLGHACMLNWLGQMPDSKPVLAESAGHWHDYGKQARDGRKVGHANLRDDSALALAAALQRVGEALGRQAQVAPVVDTLRGGMTPN; encoded by the coding sequence ATGATTACGGTCGGCATTCTCGGTGGCGGGCAGTTGGCCCGGATGATGGTGCTGGCAGGGGCCCCGCTGGGCCTGCGCTTCGTGGTGTTCGATCCTGCCGCCGATGCCTGTGCTGGTCAGGTGGCGCCGCTGCAGGTAGGGGGTTTCGACGATGCCGAGGCCTTGGCTGCATTCGCTGCCAAGGTCGATGTGGTCACCTTTGATTTCGAGAACGTGCCGGCGGCCAGCGCGCACTGGCTGGCTGAGCGCAAGCCGGTGTTTCCGAATCCGGCCGCCCTTGCAGTGGCGCAGGATCGTTTGAGCGAAAAAACCCTGTTCCAGGAATTGGGTATCGCCTTGCCGGCGTTCGCCGATATCCGCAGCCACGACGAACTGGCGGCCAAGGTGGCCGAGTTCGGCATGCCCTGCATTCTCAAGACACGGCGGCTGGGCTATGACGGCAAGGGCCAGTTCCGCATCCGTACCGACGCCGACATCGCGGCGGCATGGCAGGCGCTGGGTGCGCAGGTCGAGAAGACCGGACTGATACTCGAAGGTTTCGTGGCGTTTGATCGGGAAGTCAGCGTGGTGGCCGTTCGTGGCCGCGATGGTGAGTTCCGGGCCTGGCCGCTGACCACCAACTGGCATGTGGACGGCGTGCTGTCCGCCAGCCTGGCACCGGCGGTGCTGTCGGCCGAGCAGCAGGCCACGGCTATTGCCTATGCACAGCGGGTTGCCGAGCGGCTGGACTACGTTGGCGTGTTTGCGCTGGAGCTGTTCTGCCGTGGTGAGGCGCTGTTGGCCAACGAGATGGCGCCGCGTGTGCACAACTCGGGCCACTGGACCAGCGACGGTGCGGAAACCTCGCAGTTCGAAAACCACCTGCGTGCGGTGCTGGGCCTGCCCTTGGGCGATACCCGCGTGCTGGGCCATGCCTGCATGCTCAACTGGCTGGGTCAGATGCCCGACAGCAAGCCGGTGCTGGCCGAATCGGCCGGTCATTGGCATGACTACGGCAAGCAGGCGCGCGACGGTCGCAAGGTGGGCCACGCCAATCTGCGTGATGACTCCGCACTCGCACTGGCGGCAGCATTGCAGCGCGTAGGCGAGGCTTTGGGGCGGCAGGCGCAGGTGGCGCCGGTGGTAGACACGCTGCGCGGCGGCATGACGCCAAACTAA
- the ppnN gene encoding nucleotide 5'-monophosphate nucleosidase PpnN: MTKNEGPARALPVQDARIYPRGGLDVLSRTEVARLRDASSGGMHELLRRCALAVLTSGSASDDPRAARDLYPDFDVQVTQQDRGVRIDLSNAPAMAFVDGEIIRGIAELLFSVVRDLAYMAIELGPEYASDLETSDGITNAVFGVLRNARILQPSDPNLVVCWGGHSISRDEYLYTKQVGYELGLRSLDICTGCGPGAMKGPMKGATIAHAKQRKTNTRYIGITEPGIIAAESPNPIVNHLVIMPDIEKRLEAFVRLGHGIIVFPGGVGTAEEILYLLGILLREENKDLPFPLILSGPAIAAPYFQQIDRFIRLTLGDKAAERYEIIVGEPVGVARKMSQGIKRVREFRLAHRDSFFYNWQVEIPLAYQQPFVPTHEAMAGLDLHKGRSAPDLAADLRRAFSGIVAGNVKEESMARIEEFGPFKIHGDSEMMQALDELLRAFVEQRRMKISGEYHPCYQVVA; the protein is encoded by the coding sequence ATGACCAAGAATGAAGGGCCAGCGAGGGCGCTGCCGGTGCAGGACGCACGTATTTATCCCCGCGGTGGGCTGGATGTGTTATCGCGGACGGAAGTGGCGCGGTTGCGCGACGCCTCCAGTGGCGGCATGCACGAGCTGCTGCGGCGCTGTGCGCTGGCAGTGCTGACCAGTGGCAGCGCCTCGGATGACCCGCGCGCTGCACGCGACCTCTATCCTGATTTCGACGTGCAGGTGACCCAGCAGGACCGTGGCGTCCGCATCGACCTGAGCAATGCGCCGGCGATGGCGTTCGTTGATGGTGAGATCATCCGCGGTATCGCCGAGCTGCTGTTCTCGGTGGTGCGCGACCTGGCCTACATGGCCATCGAACTGGGCCCGGAATACGCCTCCGATCTGGAGACCTCCGACGGCATCACCAACGCAGTGTTCGGCGTGCTGCGCAATGCGCGCATCCTGCAGCCCAGCGACCCCAACCTGGTCGTGTGCTGGGGCGGCCACTCGATTTCCCGCGATGAGTACCTGTACACCAAGCAGGTCGGTTACGAGCTGGGCCTGCGCAGCCTGGACATCTGCACCGGCTGCGGCCCGGGCGCGATGAAGGGCCCGATGAAGGGCGCCACCATCGCCCACGCCAAGCAGCGCAAGACCAACACCCGCTACATCGGCATCACCGAGCCGGGCATCATCGCGGCCGAGTCGCCGAACCCGATCGTCAATCACCTGGTGATCATGCCGGACATCGAGAAGCGCCTGGAGGCCTTCGTCCGTCTTGGCCACGGCATCATCGTGTTCCCGGGCGGCGTGGGCACCGCCGAGGAAATCCTGTACCTGCTCGGCATCCTGCTGCGCGAGGAAAACAAGGATCTGCCGTTCCCGCTGATCCTCAGCGGCCCGGCCATCGCCGCGCCTTACTTCCAGCAGATCGACCGTTTCATCCGCTTGACCCTGGGTGACAAGGCTGCAGAGCGCTACGAGATCATCGTCGGCGAGCCGGTTGGCGTTGCCCGGAAGATGTCGCAGGGCATCAAGCGGGTGCGCGAGTTCCGCCTGGCGCATCGCGATTCGTTCTTCTACAACTGGCAGGTGGAGATCCCGCTGGCCTACCAGCAGCCGTTCGTGCCTACCCACGAGGCGATGGCGGGCCTGGACCTGCACAAGGGACGCTCGGCACCGGATCTGGCCGCCGACCTGCGACGTGCGTTCTCCGGCATCGTCGCCGGCAACGTCAAGGAAGAGAGCATGGCCCGGATCGAGGAATTCGGCCCGTTCAAGATCCACGGCGATTCCGAGATGATGCAGGCGCTGGACGAACTGCTGCGCGCCTTCGTCGAGCAGCGCCGGATGAAGATTTCCGGCGAATATCACCCTTGTTATCAGGTGGTTGCCTGA
- a CDS encoding GspH/FimT family pseudopilin produces the protein MPSILPAAERASAHGRVRGFSLVELMVTVAIAAILLAIATPSFRSIINSNRLTSQANELVGSLQQARSEAIKRNTRVSVCGSADGANCGGGWGTWLTVIESDSTVLRVNQAKPPVQVTSGVQRITFRPDGLSSTAVNSAVTFCIPTGSPADNQRTVTLASAARIASSRVNGGGACP, from the coding sequence ATGCCCAGCATTCTTCCAGCAGCTGAACGCGCGTCGGCGCATGGCCGTGTCCGAGGCTTCAGCCTGGTCGAACTGATGGTGACGGTGGCCATCGCGGCCATCCTTTTGGCGATCGCCACTCCGTCGTTCCGTTCTATCATCAATTCCAACCGTTTGACCAGCCAGGCCAACGAGTTGGTCGGCTCGCTGCAGCAGGCACGCAGCGAGGCTATCAAGCGCAATACGCGGGTATCGGTCTGCGGCAGTGCCGATGGCGCGAACTGCGGCGGTGGCTGGGGCACGTGGTTGACGGTCATCGAGTCTGACAGCACGGTGCTGCGGGTAAACCAAGCCAAGCCCCCGGTCCAGGTGACTTCGGGTGTGCAGCGGATCACCTTTCGTCCTGATGGCTTGTCCAGTACAGCCGTCAATAGTGCGGTGACTTTCTGTATTCCAACCGGAAGTCCGGCAGATAACCAACGCACTGTCACCCTCGCTTCGGCTGCGCGTATCGCCAGCAGCC
- a CDS encoding SDR family NAD(P)-dependent oxidoreductase yields the protein MSAQPRVGEGADLAGRVILIAGAAGGLGAAATRACAQAGATVVMLGRKVAKLNRVYDSAAQLGPEPLLYPLDLEGASPDDYAALAERLESEVGRLDGVLHCAADFAGLTPFASGDPAAFARAIHVNLTARAWLTQACLPLLRQREDAAVVFALDDIQRVGQAYWGGYGVAQYGLRGLIESLHHELRNGPVRVCGLQPGPMRTGLRARAFTHEEDAAPVDPAQYADAAVQLLAADGVAWRGQVRDLAG from the coding sequence GTGAGTGCCCAGCCTCGTGTGGGCGAGGGCGCCGATCTTGCCGGTCGGGTCATTCTGATTGCAGGTGCCGCCGGCGGCCTGGGGGCTGCCGCGACGCGGGCCTGCGCGCAGGCCGGCGCCACCGTGGTGATGCTGGGGCGCAAGGTGGCCAAGCTCAATCGCGTCTATGACAGCGCCGCCCAGCTTGGTCCGGAGCCGCTGCTGTATCCGCTGGACCTGGAAGGCGCCAGCCCCGACGACTATGCGGCACTGGCTGAACGGCTGGAGTCCGAAGTCGGGCGCCTGGACGGCGTGCTGCATTGCGCAGCCGATTTCGCTGGCTTGACCCCGTTCGCGTCGGGCGACCCGGCAGCCTTTGCCCGCGCCATCCACGTCAACCTGACCGCCCGCGCCTGGCTGACCCAGGCCTGTTTGCCGCTGCTGCGGCAGCGTGAAGACGCGGCGGTGGTGTTTGCACTGGACGATATCCAGCGGGTCGGCCAAGCCTACTGGGGCGGCTACGGCGTGGCCCAGTATGGATTGCGCGGGCTTATCGAGAGTCTGCACCACGAGTTGCGCAATGGGCCTGTGCGGGTCTGCGGCCTGCAGCCCGGGCCGATGCGGACCGGCTTGCGCGCGCGTGCCTTCACCCATGAGGAAGACGCGGCGCCGGTGGATCCTGCCCAGTACGCCGACGCTGCCGTGCAGCTGCTCGCCGCCGATGGCGTGGCCTGGCGTGGGCAGGTGCGAGACCTGGCCGGGTGA
- a CDS encoding sensor histidine kinase has product MSTPQPAELNPLDPLSQAQTIIRIMLAGEALAALLTLSQSARVDLLTYFGLASFTIQWVALASLALLYIARRHLRRSSPTQISVVALMALLCSTWLVTALATVLLKDTWLAPPEGWAIFAAKLSTMALLIGLVALIAFQSHWRLRQLAVRAKQAELEALQARIRPHFLFNTLNTGAALVHQRPQDAERLLLDLADLFRAALAGPRTIPLSEEIALSQRYAEIEGLRFGDRMQIHWHLPAPIPEQRVPTLSIQPLIENAIRHGVEPSPEGGEIQVRMQQLANALNITIENALPPAGAPNLRTGHKVGLESSRARIQAMTGGLGDVTTRVENGRHITTITLPVLPH; this is encoded by the coding sequence ATGTCCACGCCCCAGCCGGCAGAACTGAACCCTCTGGACCCACTCTCCCAGGCGCAGACCATCATCCGCATCATGCTGGCTGGCGAGGCATTGGCCGCACTGCTGACCTTGTCCCAAAGTGCACGCGTCGACCTCCTCACCTACTTCGGCTTGGCCTCGTTCACCATCCAATGGGTGGCCCTGGCATCGCTTGCCCTGCTTTACATCGCGCGCCGACACCTGCGCCGCAGCAGCCCAACGCAGATCTCGGTGGTAGCGTTGATGGCATTGCTTTGCAGTACCTGGCTGGTCACGGCACTGGCAACGGTCCTGCTGAAAGACACGTGGCTTGCCCCGCCGGAAGGCTGGGCGATATTTGCGGCAAAGCTGAGCACAATGGCGCTGCTGATAGGCCTTGTAGCGCTTATCGCCTTCCAAAGCCATTGGCGTCTAAGGCAACTGGCGGTGCGCGCCAAACAAGCCGAGTTGGAAGCACTCCAGGCCCGCATTCGCCCCCATTTCCTGTTCAATACCCTCAACACCGGCGCTGCCTTGGTCCATCAACGCCCACAGGATGCCGAGCGTCTGCTACTGGACCTTGCCGACCTGTTCCGAGCGGCACTCGCCGGTCCACGCACGATCCCTTTGAGTGAGGAAATAGCATTGTCCCAGCGCTACGCCGAAATCGAAGGATTGCGCTTCGGCGACCGCATGCAGATTCACTGGCATCTACCTGCCCCCATACCTGAGCAACGTGTGCCGACGCTTTCCATCCAACCCCTGATCGAGAACGCGATCCGCCACGGGGTTGAGCCATCGCCTGAAGGCGGCGAGATACAAGTTCGCATGCAACAGCTGGCAAACGCACTCAACATCACCATCGAGAACGCCCTACCCCCTGCCGGCGCCCCCAACCTGAGAACCGGCCACAAGGTGGGGCTTGAATCCTCGCGCGCGCGCATCCAGGCCATGACCGGCGGGTTGGGCGATGTAACAACCCGCGTTGAAAACGGCCGCCACATCACCACCATCACCCTGCCTGTTTTACCGCACTGA